The Fusobacterium periodonticum 1_1_41FAA genomic sequence TTTTCTTTAGCTGTATTTAACTTTGCTATAGTTTCATTTACATTGATAGCAGCTTCTCCTGAAAATATTTCAGTTTGAGATTCAACTATATCTCCTTCTAAAGGGATAACATAAACTATATTATTAGAATTTTCTAAAGTTGCTTCTTCATAATAGTTTTTAGCATAATCTTGAATACTAATTAATTTATCTTTACCACCTAAAAGAGTTACAAGGTTATCCCAATATAAATACTTATCAATCAATTTATTACTGAATAAATCTATTGATGAAGCAGCTACTAAATCTCCATCTTTAATAATCTTGTCTAAATCATCTCTATTTAATTTTCTATTTAACGAAACTATATCTAAGAAATTTTCATAATTTAAATCTAAAATTCTTGTACTATCTTCTCTAGCTTCTTTAGACATACTATCTTTTGCAAGATTTTCTTGATAACTCTTATAATCTCCAACATGGATAATATTGAATTTTACTCCAAATTTATCACTTAATTTTTTTGTATAAAATTCTTCTCTAAAATATGGATATATATTTACACTTGTTGAATTAGCACTTGGCATATATATTTCATCAGCATATGAAGCAAGATAGTAATTTTTTCTATTTACATTTTCAAAATATGCTATTACTTTTTTATCAGCTCCTCTTAACATAGATAATTCATGAGCCAACTCTTCACTTTGAGCATAACTTAAACTATTTGAATTTATTTTTAAAACTACACCAGATACTTTATCATCAAATGAAATATTTTTGATATTCTCTAACAATGTATAGAAATTAATTGCATTATCTTCAAACAGGCTTGAAGTTAATAATCTTTCTTTATAGCTATCAGCTAGATCTATGACAACATAAGCATTATCTTTTATAACTACCTGTGGTTTCTCCTCAATACTTTGAACAATTAAACCTATAATAGCTAATATAACCAATAAAAACAAAAATAACTTAATAAAGAATGAAAAAATTTCTTTTATAATAAATAAAATAAATTTTTTTAAATAGTGCAAAATTTTCATTTTTTTATACTCCTTACATAAAAACTTCATTATATTTTATATCATTATTTGTATTTTAGCAATGTTTTATTAATAAAAAAATACTTAAATAAATATTTCTTGCTTTTTCTAAATATTCTGATATAATATAACATATGTTATTTTATAAAAAGGAGGTTTTGTATGATTTCAAGAATTAGAGAAAATTTTGCACAATTTGTTGAAAGTATGAATATCAAAAAAGAAGAGATTTTAAAGCAAAATAAATTTATTAGTCTTGAAAATCTACTTTCTTTTTATGAGGAGAATAAAAAATTACTTTTGGATAAGAAAGAAAATTTATTAACTACATTAAATAAATACTTCCCAAATATCAATCTAAACTTTAACTTAGATTTATCTTTTTTAGAAAAACTAGAAATAGATAATATAGGTGAGATAGTTGAAAAGTTAGAACAATTTTATGATGCTAATTATATTGAACCTGTAGAAAGTAATTTAAGAAAAAAAGTTGTTGAAAAATTCAAAAAAATTATTAAGTTTACAAAAAATATTTTTATAGATTACTCTGATATATTTTTAAATTATACTTCAATCAATTTAAATAAAAAGATTGAGAGAGCTCCACCTTATAATTTTGATTTATGTTTAGAACAAAAATAAATTTGAAATTTTAAGGAGGATAAATGAAAGGTATAAAAATAGGGAAATATTATATAGAAAAACCAATAGTTCAAGGTGGAATGGGTGTAGGAGTTAGTTGGAATAATCTAGCAGGGACAGTTTCTAAAAATGGTGCTTTAGGTACAATAAGTGGAATTTGTACTGCTTACTATGATAACTTAAAATATTGTAAAAAAGTTGTTAATGGTAGACCAGTAGGAGCAGAAGCTTTAAACTCTAAAGAAGCTATGATGGAAATTTTTAAGAATGCTAGAAAAATTTGTGGAGATAAACCTCTTGCTTGTAATATTCTACATGCTATGAACGACTATGCAAAAGTTGTTGAATTTGCAATAGAAGCTGGAGCTAATATTATAGTTACAGGTGCAGGACTTCCACTAGAATTACCTAAACTTGTTGAAAATCATCCAGATGTTGCAATTGTTCCTATTGTTTCATCAGCTAGAGCTTTAAAAATTATTTGTAAAAAATGGAAGGCAGCTGGAAGATTACCAGATGCTGTTATAGTTGAAGGTCCAAAAAGTGGAGGACACCAAGGAGCTAAAGCTGAAGACTTATTCTTACCAGAACATCAACTAGAAAGTGTTGTTCCTGAAGTAAAAGAAGAAAGAGATAAATGGGGAGATTTCCCTATAATTGCTGCCGGAGGAATTTGGGATAATGATGATATCCAAAAAATTATGGCTCTTGGTGCAGATGCTGTACAACTAGGAACAAGATTTATAGGAACTTATGAATGTGATGCTAGTGATGTATTTAAAAATATTTTAATAAATGCTAAAAAAGAAGATATAGTTATAGTAAAATCACCTGTGGGTTATCCAGGACGTGCTATAAAAACTGATTTAATTAAAAACTTAGTGGCAGATGATCAAACTGTAAAATGTTACAGTAACTGTGTTGCTCCTTGTAATCTTGGAGAAGGAGCTAGAAAAGTTGGTTTCTGTATAGCAAATTGTTTAAGTGATTCTTACAATGGAAAAGCTGAAACTGGATTATTTTTCTCAGGTGAAAATGGTTATAAAGTAAATAAATTAGTTTCTGTTGAAGAATTAATCAATGAACTTATGACTCCTAACACAAATGAAAATATATTAAGTATTAAGTCAGAAAATATTGTAGAAAATATTATAAATTTTTAAATTTGTCTGTTATAAATATCCATTTAAAAAATGATAAAATAAGGAAAAGATGATTCTTAACTTAATTTTATCATTTTTTTATTTGTCCAAAAATATAATATAGATTTCATTAATAGCTTTACAAAAATAGCACAATATAATATAATTATTAAGTAAATCATTATTTTAAAATGGGATAATATTAGTTTTTACAAGGAGAATATTTTTAATGAAAAAAGAAAAAGAAAGTAAACTTAAAATTCTTCTGCCTATATTGGCAATAATAATAGTAATAGTATTAATTTTCAATAGATTATTATTTAAGTTAAAAGATCAAGTAGATAAAGTTGCTTTACCTGTTCAAAGTAAAGTTTACAATGTTGCCAATAGAGCTATCGGTATAAAAGATATAATTTTTTCTTATGAGGACATCATTGCTGAGAATGAAAATTTAAAGAAAGAAAATATGACTTTAAAAATAGAAAAAATAAGAGATGAAAAAATATATGAAGAAAATGAAAGATTATTAAAACTTTTAGCTATGAAAGAAAATGGACTTTATAAAGGGGAGTTAAAATTTGCCAGAGTTAATTTCAGTGATATAAATAATCTTAATAATAAAGTTTATATTGATCTTGGAACAGAAGATAATGTTAAAGTTAATATGATAGCTGTATATGGAGATTATCTAGTTGGAAAAATATCTCAAGTCTATAATAACTATTCTGAACTTGAACTTATCACAAATCCTAATTCTATTGTCAGTGCTAGAACTGAAGATGATGTTTTAGGAATTGCTAGAGGTAGTGACGAAGAAAATGGACTACTATATTTTCAACCATCAGTATATGAAGATAATCTAACAGTAGGAGATGAAATTTTTACTTCTGGTGTAAGTGATATTTATCCTGAAGGTATAAAAATTGGAAAAATAGAGAAAGTAAATGATAAAGAAAACTATGCTTACAAAATGATAATTTTAAAACCTGGTTTTGAAAATAAGGATTTAAAAGAAGTTATAATAATAGGGCGTGAAAATAAAGTAAATAGACCTATAGTAAAAGAAAATGAAAACATAAATGAAGAAATAAAAGAAGGAGATACAAAGAAATGAAAAAATTTTTAATAGTATTATTTATATTAGTCCAAGGACTTATTTTTGCAGCTGGAAAGAACCTAGCAGATATAAAAACATTAAAATTTGATGTTGTGGAAAAGACAACTATAAAATCTAAAAAAAGAGAGCTTAGTTATAAAATTGATTTTATGTTACCTAATAAAATTAAAAAAGAAGTTACAGCTCCAAAATTAAATAAAGGTGAAATATACTTATATGACTATTCTGCAAACCAAAAATATGTATACTTACCTATGTTTAATGAGGTGAGAGAAAGTGAAATAGTAGATGATGAAAACAGAATCATAAAAGCTATTAACAAGATTATAGAAGAAGAAAAGAAAAATAAGGATTTCAAACAAAAATATAATGCTAAAGTAGCTCAAACTTTAGATATAGATAAACAAATAAGTATAAATATTGTAACTTATCTTGAAGTTGAAGGTTATATTTTCCCAGAAACTGTTGAAATTAAAGAATCTGGTACTAAAATAGCTGATGTAAAAATAAGTAATTTACAAATTAATCCTAAATTAGAAGAAAAAATTCTTTTAAATGCAAAAAAATAGATGATGTAAAATGATATTTTTAAGAGGAAAAGGTATTATTATTTCTAAAAAAGATGTAGAAGAAGCCGATAGATATATTGATATATTTATGGAAGACTATGGAAAAATTTCTACTCTTATAAAAGGTATTAGAAAAAGTAAAAGAAGAGATAAGACAGCAGTGGATATTTTATCTTTAACAGATTTTCAATTTTATAAAAAAAATGATAACATAATTATTTCTAATTTTTCAACAGTTAAAGATTATTTGGCTATTAAATCTGACATAGATAAAATCAATATGGTCTTTTATATTTTCTCTATATTGAATCAAATTTTAGTTGAAAATGGTAGAAATAGAAAATTATATGAAGTACTAGAGAAAACTCTTGACTATCTAAATAGTTCTGAGGACAATAGAAAAAATTATCTTCTACTCCTGTATTTTCTATATATAGTTATCAAAGAAGAAGGAATTTCAATAGAAGGTGATATCAATGAGCTACAATTTGAAATACCAGAGCAAAAAAAAATTAACTTAGATGAAACTAGCAAAAAGATATTGGAATATCTTTTTGAAGATAAATTAAAAATTGTTATAAATGATGAAAATTATGAACTTAATTCAGTAAAAAAAGCTATATTGGTATTGGAAAATTATATAAATTTTAATTTAGATACCAATATAAATGCTAAAAAAATGTTATGGGGGGCTTTATTATGGTAAATTCTATAAAAATAACTGACTATATTACAGAAGATTTAATAGATTTAGATCTAAAATCGAAGAATAGAGATGAGATTTTAGTAGAGTTATCAAAATTATTAGAAAAATCAGACAATATTATAGGTGAAGAAAATGACATTCTTAAGGCTTTAGTTGACAGAGAAAAATTAGGAAGTACTGGAATAGGTAAAGGTGTTGCTATTCCTCATGCTAAAACTGAAAGTGCTAAAGAGCTTACTGTTGCTTTTGGAGTTAGTAGAGAAGGAATTGACTTTAATTCTTTAGATGAAGAGGAGGTACATCTATTCTTTGTATTTGCTTCTCCTAATAAAGATAGCCATATATATTTGAAGGTTTTAGCTAGAATTTCAAGACTTATAAGAGAAGAAGATTTTAGAGAAGCCTTATTTAATTGTAAAACATCAAAAGAAGTTATAGAATGTATAAAAGAAAAAGAAGATTAGGAGGTTTTTATATAAAATGAAGTGTCCTTTTTGTAGTTCAGAAGATACAAAAGTAGTTGACAGCAGAACAATGATAGATGGCTCTACAAAGAGAAGAAGAGAGTGTAATAATTGCCTTAAAAGATTTAGTACTTATGAAAGATTTGAAGAAAGTCAAATATATGTGGTAAAAAAAGATAATAGGCGTGTTAAATATGATAGAGAGAAACTTTTAAGAGGGCTTACTTTCGCAACTGTAAAAAGAAATATAAGTAGAGAAGAACTAGATAAAATAATTTCTGATATAGAAAGAGGTTTGCAAAATTCTTTAGTTAGTGAAATCAGTAGTAAAGAGTTAGGAGAAAAGGTTCTGGAAAAATTAAGAGAGCTAGATCAAGTTGCCTATGTTAGATTTGCCTCTGTATATAAAGAATTTGATGATATTAAATCTTTTATAGAAATTGTTGAACAAA encodes the following:
- the sppA gene encoding signal peptide peptidase SppA, with the translated sequence MKILHYLKKFILFIIKEIFSFFIKLFLFLLVILAIIGLIVQSIEEKPQVVIKDNAYVVIDLADSYKERLLTSSLFEDNAINFYTLLENIKNISFDDKVSGVVLKINSNSLSYAQSEELAHELSMLRGADKKVIAYFENVNRKNYYLASYADEIYMPSANSTSVNIYPYFREEFYTKKLSDKFGVKFNIIHVGDYKSYQENLAKDSMSKEAREDSTRILDLNYENFLDIVSLNRKLNRDDLDKIIKDGDLVAASSIDLFSNKLIDKYLYWDNLVTLLGGKDKLISIQDYAKNYYEEATLENSNNIVYVIPLEGDIVESQTEIFSGEAAINVNETIAKLNTAKENKKIKAVVLRVNSPGGSALTSDIIAEKVKELASEKPVYVSMSSIAASGGYYISANANKIYVDRNTVTGSVGVVSVLVDYSSLLKDNGVNVEKISEGEYSDLYSADTFTEKKYNKIYNSNLKVYEDFLNVVSKGRKIDKEKLKELAEGRVWTGTEAVKNGLADEIGGIYSTIYGVTEDNNIDDYTVVLAKDKVEIGNIYKKYSRYIKMDKKDLIKTTVFKDYLYNKPVTYLPYDILD
- a CDS encoding NAD(P)H-dependent flavin oxidoreductase — translated: MKGIKIGKYYIEKPIVQGGMGVGVSWNNLAGTVSKNGALGTISGICTAYYDNLKYCKKVVNGRPVGAEALNSKEAMMEIFKNARKICGDKPLACNILHAMNDYAKVVEFAIEAGANIIVTGAGLPLELPKLVENHPDVAIVPIVSSARALKIICKKWKAAGRLPDAVIVEGPKSGGHQGAKAEDLFLPEHQLESVVPEVKEERDKWGDFPIIAAGGIWDNDDIQKIMALGADAVQLGTRFIGTYECDASDVFKNILINAKKEDIVIVKSPVGYPGRAIKTDLIKNLVADDQTVKCYSNCVAPCNLGEGARKVGFCIANCLSDSYNGKAETGLFFSGENGYKVNKLVSVEELINELMTPNTNENILSIKSENIVENIINF
- the mreC gene encoding rod shape-determining protein MreC, with translation MKKEKESKLKILLPILAIIIVIVLIFNRLLFKLKDQVDKVALPVQSKVYNVANRAIGIKDIIFSYEDIIAENENLKKENMTLKIEKIRDEKIYEENERLLKLLAMKENGLYKGELKFARVNFSDINNLNNKVYIDLGTEDNVKVNMIAVYGDYLVGKISQVYNNYSELELITNPNSIVSARTEDDVLGIARGSDEENGLLYFQPSVYEDNLTVGDEIFTSGVSDIYPEGIKIGKIEKVNDKENYAYKMIILKPGFENKDLKEVIIIGRENKVNRPIVKENENINEEIKEGDTKK
- a CDS encoding LolA family protein, which gives rise to MKKFLIVLFILVQGLIFAAGKNLADIKTLKFDVVEKTTIKSKKRELSYKIDFMLPNKIKKEVTAPKLNKGEIYLYDYSANQKYVYLPMFNEVRESEIVDDENRIIKAINKIIEEEKKNKDFKQKYNAKVAQTLDIDKQISINIVTYLEVEGYIFPETVEIKESGTKIADVKISNLQINPKLEEKILLNAKK
- the recO gene encoding DNA repair protein RecO; this translates as MIFLRGKGIIISKKDVEEADRYIDIFMEDYGKISTLIKGIRKSKRRDKTAVDILSLTDFQFYKKNDNIIISNFSTVKDYLAIKSDIDKINMVFYIFSILNQILVENGRNRKLYEVLEKTLDYLNSSEDNRKNYLLLLYFLYIVIKEEGISIEGDINELQFEIPEQKKINLDETSKKILEYLFEDKLKIVINDENYELNSVKKAILVLENYINFNLDTNINAKKMLWGALLW
- a CDS encoding PTS sugar transporter subunit IIA; this encodes MVNSIKITDYITEDLIDLDLKSKNRDEILVELSKLLEKSDNIIGEENDILKALVDREKLGSTGIGKGVAIPHAKTESAKELTVAFGVSREGIDFNSLDEEEVHLFFVFASPNKDSHIYLKVLARISRLIREEDFREALFNCKTSKEVIECIKEKED
- the nrdR gene encoding transcriptional regulator NrdR; translation: MKCPFCSSEDTKVVDSRTMIDGSTKRRRECNNCLKRFSTYERFEESQIYVVKKDNRRVKYDREKLLRGLTFATVKRNISREELDKIISDIERGLQNSLVSEISSKELGEKVLEKLRELDQVAYVRFASVYKEFDDIKSFIEIVEQIKKD